One window from the genome of [Mycobacterium] stephanolepidis encodes:
- a CDS encoding DUF1772 domain-containing protein, whose product MGRRILMYFTVFGIAMWFFGNLYEAVVIGPNIAGDTKEQLRAFQQFTEVTNPVYYYIPLTQIAAVTLIVWFVRTPWRAPEKRSLLIATLAEIAAVALSIYIITKLNMTLFFGSLGETPEELHRLALQWNLLNLTRVGVTALALVFALGALTKVRARTSTQIP is encoded by the coding sequence ATGGGCCGTCGGATACTGATGTACTTCACCGTGTTCGGGATCGCGATGTGGTTCTTCGGAAACCTCTACGAGGCCGTCGTGATCGGACCGAACATCGCCGGTGACACCAAGGAACAGCTACGGGCCTTTCAGCAGTTCACCGAGGTGACCAACCCGGTGTACTACTACATCCCACTCACCCAGATCGCCGCCGTCACGCTGATCGTCTGGTTCGTGCGCACCCCGTGGCGGGCCCCGGAGAAGCGCTCACTACTTATCGCAACCCTCGCCGAGATAGCGGCCGTCGCTCTCTCAATCTACATCATTACCAAGCTCAACATGACGCTCTTTTTCGGATCGCTTGGCGAAACTCCCGAGGAGCTCCACCGTCTCGCACTGCAATGGAACCTGCTCAACCTCACCCGGGTTGGGGTGACGGCACTAGCACTGGTGTTTGCTCTGGGGGCACTGACCAAAGTACGCGCGCGGACGTCGACCCAGATCCCTTAA
- a CDS encoding DMT family transporter, translating to MDTATAAPARSRWLPLRFAALALVWGASFLFIKVGLQGLSALQVAAARLDFGALTLVFLVALLRVSLPRELKVWGHIGVVSLTLCVIPFVLYPWAEQSIDSGLASIYNAATPLMTTLVTLVALRAERPGRMQLLGLGLGFLGVCVVLAPWQLIGHGGPVLAQFACLGATLSYGIGFVYMRKYVTPLGLPALTVAGIQVGLGAVLMTAVVALADHHRMVVTPAVVLSMAALGVLGTGLAYVWNTQIVNGWGATAASSVTYLAPVIGVLLGALVLNERIGWHEPLGGAIVVAGIVLSRKGSR from the coding sequence GTGGACACCGCGACTGCCGCCCCTGCCCGTAGCCGCTGGCTTCCCTTGCGGTTCGCGGCTCTTGCTTTGGTGTGGGGTGCGAGTTTCCTGTTCATCAAGGTGGGGCTGCAGGGACTGTCGGCGCTGCAGGTGGCTGCCGCGCGTTTGGACTTCGGCGCCCTGACGCTGGTATTTCTGGTTGCGCTGCTGCGTGTTTCGTTACCACGCGAGCTCAAGGTGTGGGGGCACATCGGCGTCGTCTCGCTGACGTTGTGCGTCATTCCGTTTGTGCTCTATCCGTGGGCCGAGCAGAGCATCGACTCGGGGCTGGCCAGTATTTACAACGCGGCGACCCCCCTGATGACCACATTGGTGACACTTGTCGCCTTGCGCGCCGAGCGACCCGGCCGGATGCAGCTGCTCGGTTTGGGGCTCGGGTTTCTGGGGGTGTGCGTGGTGCTGGCTCCGTGGCAGTTGATCGGGCACGGAGGGCCGGTGCTGGCGCAATTCGCGTGTTTGGGGGCAACTCTGAGCTACGGGATCGGGTTTGTCTACATGCGTAAGTACGTCACGCCGCTGGGACTACCGGCTCTTACGGTCGCCGGTATTCAGGTGGGTCTGGGGGCGGTGCTGATGACCGCCGTGGTGGCGCTCGCGGACCATCACCGGATGGTGGTCACCCCTGCCGTGGTGCTGAGTATGGCGGCACTCGGGGTGCTGGGCACCGGGTTGGCGTACGTCTGGAACACCCAGATCGTCAATGGGTGGGGTGCCACCGCTGCGTCGTCGGTCACCTACTTGGCTCCGGTGATCGGGGTGCTGCTGGGGGCGCTGGTCTTGAACGAGCGAATCGGGTGGCACGAACCACTGGGAGGGGCGATCGTTGTCGCCGGAATTGTTCTGAGCCGCAAGGGAAGTCGCTGA
- a CDS encoding MspA family porin: MAAIVSLGVPIAFADPQVMPFKQQQYVTADGWTVDLTLSNEIIDHIDNIAGASNSWQARVSLKAEVNITGAGANPIQDGQLESGYFVGCRTDSSAGVDLSGQITGDVYAGAGLAEGIGGQAGFPSGGTVFGGVGAAQGVGVHGGIGGGIHVLLKPGGLAQVPLDRIMLRDTSVVSEFNNQNIEADGCGGQVKIQSYATVKVRTSRGNNTQTIYGEPKDL, translated from the coding sequence ATGGCGGCAATCGTTTCCTTGGGGGTGCCGATAGCCTTCGCGGACCCCCAGGTAATGCCATTCAAGCAGCAGCAGTATGTGACGGCAGATGGTTGGACGGTCGACCTCACCCTGTCCAACGAGATCATCGACCACATCGACAACATCGCCGGGGCATCCAACTCGTGGCAGGCCCGGGTCAGCCTCAAGGCAGAGGTCAACATCACGGGCGCCGGGGCCAACCCCATTCAGGATGGGCAGCTGGAGTCTGGCTACTTCGTTGGATGCCGTACGGATTCCTCTGCAGGTGTTGATCTTTCGGGTCAAATAACGGGTGACGTGTATGCGGGTGCCGGGTTGGCTGAGGGCATCGGTGGACAGGCGGGATTCCCCAGTGGTGGCACGGTCTTCGGCGGTGTCGGCGCGGCCCAGGGCGTCGGTGTGCATGGTGGCATCGGCGGGGGTATCCATGTCCTGCTGAAGCCCGGTGGCCTGGCGCAGGTGCCACTGGACCGAATCATGCTCCGTGATACCTCGGTGGTTTCCGAATTCAACAACCAGAACATTGAGGCTGACGGATGCGGAGGCCAGGTGAAAATCCAGTCATACGCGACTGTCAAAGTGCGCACGTCACGCGGAAACAACACGCAGACCATTTATGGCGAACCAAAGGACCTTTAA
- a CDS encoding LuxR C-terminal-related transcriptional regulator — MTWRSVPWYLATQPTANPEMIDRPAIGRLIEAHLCHGRTVVVVAPSGFGKTVAVGQWAAQQEQGSVAWLAVTGRTYDFGELVRGIVAALRQAIRSRGADQLCDSLTAAFELSSPVLMMVALSEIEMASTVTIVVDDVHKANAALKDPLFIEFLEHGPEWLRLILIAVGALDAPLVRLRAYGRVANIGARELVFTREDVRTAASVGGSVTEESADAIFDVTGGWPAAVRLALVGRRHSALATDFDFAEYIRSAVLEQLRPELADFVSATSVCASIDERLARVLSGRHDAAKLLAECVSSGLFIERFESSEGTVYQWHSMFAAHCRNILRQSDAARWKTLNTLAVQELRDQHPMEAVGHAIQAEDVDAACDVITTHWLEMLLQCRTAALDRACTEVSESFGDFAEIVMIQACCRELVGDRLGAQTLLSWAQSMAPSGTVSRRLNLIDNLSQILTSDDYGTMSAAVDSLVETLGDPEVVPPRVYACALFLAGWTETRLRRNVSRSARLLEAALHECRALRMAEVTERVREHVAVAYAHSGEFSNAERILQDSDDEEDAAVALKPWLMQDGVGTRRLSTGFIQFWRAALPAALEDFLSIDNSLGTGYPDVGRMMVVFCTATLARRGVSVAWSLAEAAAVRISETNSRGLPLASFRSASLALLAEARAGKDEAVRLAAGLTEVHAPMASAVVSGMCRRVGDPVLARTLADRALVPDTASFARAYALLILALLDWDSGRSDSAHVLLEDVLALASTESILYPFVDNADAGCRKLLAAHVAMTAYPRFLAECLLACEAPDVPGAVSPLTSREREVLAYMRTPMTAAEIAGSLSISVSTLKTHQRAIYRKLRVANRREAIGLADMAGPGRSRLLVPPNRQPLPG, encoded by the coding sequence GTGACTTGGCGTTCGGTGCCGTGGTACCTGGCGACGCAGCCCACCGCGAATCCCGAGATGATCGATCGCCCAGCGATCGGGCGTTTGATCGAGGCTCATCTGTGCCACGGTAGGACGGTCGTCGTCGTCGCGCCCTCTGGCTTCGGCAAGACGGTAGCAGTCGGGCAGTGGGCCGCCCAGCAGGAGCAGGGTTCGGTGGCGTGGCTGGCTGTCACGGGGCGCACGTACGACTTTGGTGAATTGGTGCGTGGCATAGTCGCCGCCCTGCGCCAGGCCATTCGTTCTCGCGGGGCCGACCAGCTTTGTGATTCTCTCACCGCAGCATTCGAACTCTCTTCTCCCGTTCTGATGATGGTTGCGCTGTCGGAGATTGAGATGGCTAGCACGGTAACCATCGTTGTCGACGATGTTCACAAGGCGAACGCGGCGCTCAAGGATCCGCTCTTCATAGAGTTCCTTGAACATGGCCCCGAATGGCTCAGGCTGATCCTCATTGCTGTCGGCGCTCTGGACGCACCGTTGGTCCGTCTGCGCGCATACGGCAGGGTCGCCAATATCGGTGCCCGTGAACTGGTTTTCACCCGAGAAGATGTTCGAACCGCGGCGAGTGTCGGGGGGTCGGTCACCGAGGAGTCTGCTGACGCGATCTTCGACGTCACCGGCGGTTGGCCTGCCGCTGTCCGTCTTGCGCTGGTGGGCCGCCGTCATTCAGCGTTGGCGACGGATTTTGATTTCGCAGAGTACATCCGGTCGGCCGTACTCGAGCAGCTCCGGCCAGAGCTTGCGGACTTCGTATCCGCGACCTCGGTGTGCGCGAGCATTGACGAGCGGTTGGCGCGGGTGCTGTCCGGGCGGCACGATGCTGCCAAGTTGTTAGCCGAATGCGTGTCTTCGGGGCTCTTCATTGAACGGTTTGAATCAAGCGAAGGCACTGTCTACCAATGGCATTCGATGTTTGCGGCTCATTGTCGCAATATCCTGCGCCAGTCCGACGCTGCCCGGTGGAAGACGCTGAACACGCTGGCCGTGCAGGAGCTGCGTGACCAGCATCCGATGGAGGCCGTAGGGCATGCGATACAGGCCGAGGACGTAGATGCGGCCTGCGATGTGATCACCACTCACTGGCTCGAAATGCTGTTGCAGTGCAGAACAGCGGCTTTGGATCGGGCCTGTACGGAGGTCAGTGAATCGTTCGGTGACTTCGCAGAGATCGTGATGATCCAGGCATGTTGTCGAGAGCTCGTTGGTGACCGGTTGGGCGCCCAAACATTGTTGTCGTGGGCTCAGTCGATGGCACCGAGCGGTACCGTTTCGCGGCGCTTGAATCTCATCGACAACTTGAGTCAGATCTTGACGTCCGACGATTACGGCACCATGTCCGCCGCCGTGGATTCGCTCGTGGAGACGTTGGGAGATCCCGAAGTCGTGCCACCCCGCGTGTATGCCTGTGCGCTATTCCTTGCCGGATGGACCGAAACCCGGTTGCGGCGCAACGTCAGTAGATCCGCACGCTTACTGGAAGCTGCGCTGCACGAGTGTCGGGCACTGCGCATGGCTGAGGTCACTGAGCGGGTCCGCGAGCATGTGGCGGTGGCCTATGCGCACTCCGGCGAGTTCTCTAATGCGGAAAGGATACTGCAGGATTCGGACGATGAGGAGGACGCTGCGGTAGCGCTCAAGCCGTGGCTGATGCAGGACGGAGTAGGGACTCGTCGTCTTTCCACGGGATTCATCCAGTTCTGGCGGGCTGCGCTGCCAGCGGCCCTGGAGGACTTTCTGTCCATCGACAATTCGCTCGGGACCGGCTATCCGGATGTGGGCCGGATGATGGTGGTCTTCTGCACCGCGACGCTCGCACGTCGCGGTGTTTCAGTCGCGTGGTCGCTGGCAGAGGCTGCGGCAGTGCGCATCTCAGAGACAAATAGCCGAGGGCTGCCGCTCGCAAGTTTTCGGAGCGCTAGCTTGGCTCTGCTGGCGGAGGCGCGCGCGGGCAAGGATGAGGCAGTGCGCCTAGCGGCCGGGCTCACCGAGGTGCATGCCCCGATGGCGTCGGCGGTCGTATCCGGCATGTGTCGTCGTGTCGGTGACCCTGTGCTGGCGCGCACGTTGGCCGACCGCGCCTTGGTTCCTGATACGGCCTCCTTTGCCCGCGCGTATGCCTTGCTGATCCTCGCGTTGTTGGATTGGGACTCCGGTCGGTCTGACTCCGCGCATGTACTTCTGGAAGATGTTCTAGCGCTTGCCTCGACGGAGTCGATCTTGTATCCCTTCGTCGACAATGCAGATGCGGGCTGCCGGAAGCTTCTGGCGGCCCATGTGGCAATGACGGCTTATCCCAGGTTTTTGGCGGAGTGTCTGCTCGCATGCGAAGCCCCTGACGTACCTGGCGCGGTGTCGCCGCTCACCTCGCGAGAACGGGAAGTTTTGGCATACATGAGAACTCCTATGACAGCGGCCGAAATAGCGGGAAGCCTGTCGATATCGGTCAGCACCCTCAAGACGCATCAGCGGGCCATCTATCGCAAGCTCCGTGTCGCCAATAGGAGGGAGGCGATTGGCCTCGCGGACATGGCCGGGCCGGGCCGTTCCCGCCTGCTGGTACCACCTAACCGCCAGCCCCTTCCGGGGTAG
- a CDS encoding alpha/beta hydrolase — MSSKPAIVLVHGFWGGAAHWGNVIVELHKRGYGELYAVENPLTSLADDAARTRQMVEQIDGPVLLVGHSYGGAVITEAGDLPNVVGLVYVAAFAPDAGESPGQLTEQLPPAAAANLAPDSDGYLWIKQDKFRESFAQDLPEDAALIMAVTQKAPLASTFGDAITAPAWKVKPSWYQVSTQDRMINPENERKMAQRINPRKTIELDASHASLASQPVAIADLISEAAEELAD; from the coding sequence ATGTCCAGCAAACCGGCTATCGTCCTGGTCCACGGATTCTGGGGTGGCGCCGCACATTGGGGGAACGTGATCGTCGAGCTGCACAAGCGTGGCTACGGGGAGCTGTATGCGGTCGAGAACCCATTGACGTCACTGGCCGATGACGCTGCTCGCACGCGGCAGATGGTGGAGCAGATCGACGGGCCGGTGCTCCTTGTCGGGCACTCCTACGGCGGCGCGGTGATCACCGAGGCGGGCGATCTCCCGAACGTGGTGGGCCTGGTCTATGTCGCGGCATTCGCTCCCGACGCGGGGGAGAGCCCCGGTCAGCTGACCGAGCAGCTGCCTCCCGCTGCGGCGGCCAATCTGGCCCCCGACAGCGATGGCTATCTGTGGATCAAGCAGGACAAGTTCCGTGAGAGCTTCGCGCAGGATCTGCCCGAGGATGCGGCCCTCATCATGGCCGTCACTCAAAAAGCCCCGTTGGCATCGACATTCGGCGACGCCATCACGGCACCCGCATGGAAGGTCAAGCCCTCCTGGTACCAGGTATCCACGCAAGATCGGATGATCAACCCGGAGAACGAACGCAAGATGGCGCAGCGGATCAACCCCCGCAAGACCATCGAACTGGACGCCAGCCACGCCTCGCTGGCGTCGCAGCCCGTCGCCATCGCCGATCTCATTTCCGAGGCCGCTGAGGAACTCGCCGACTAG
- a CDS encoding MFS transporter — protein MTSTAEETTETPARQSRPVTFRQAFFVAVTAGLGYGFDSYAVNIYGLVLPEIKKTLHITEAQAGYIGSIFLLGYTIGTVGFGLAADRWGRKTTLGASILLYGITTALAGLTTNVAAFTGLRFLTGVGGAGELAVGAPYTAEVWPAKTRAIGVGGVIFSLFSLGYVLAAGVALVLVPRFGWQAAFVVAIVPAVVLFLARQGIKESHRYTQTKAKVERGATKPKLWHVPGVRRRLIVGWLVYTANAVGYWGMTLFLTTYIVKKFHATSVEAIRYALIFFLLQAVFVFIGTALADWIGRRPSAILAAVIEITSTALGATSDSLSQYLVFGAISIATLGWLWGVGDTYVAELFPTVLRGTGFGIAVGGGRVVSIAAPTLVGWAITHYGIQTPYLALSGLWILTIVGYLLGPETKGRELEDLADEAFTEDLAP, from the coding sequence ATGACGTCCACGGCCGAGGAAACCACCGAGACACCCGCGCGACAATCCCGGCCGGTGACCTTCCGGCAGGCGTTTTTCGTCGCCGTGACAGCGGGCCTCGGGTACGGCTTCGACTCGTATGCGGTGAACATCTACGGTCTGGTGCTGCCCGAGATCAAGAAGACGCTGCACATCACCGAGGCCCAGGCGGGCTACATCGGCTCGATCTTTCTGCTCGGCTACACCATCGGCACCGTCGGCTTCGGTCTCGCTGCCGACCGGTGGGGTCGCAAGACGACACTCGGGGCCTCGATCCTGCTGTACGGCATCACGACCGCCCTGGCAGGTCTCACCACGAACGTCGCCGCATTCACCGGGCTGCGGTTCCTGACGGGTGTCGGCGGGGCCGGCGAGCTTGCGGTGGGCGCTCCCTACACCGCCGAGGTGTGGCCGGCCAAGACCCGTGCCATAGGCGTTGGCGGCGTCATCTTTTCACTGTTCTCGCTGGGATACGTGCTCGCCGCCGGCGTTGCTCTGGTCCTGGTTCCGCGTTTCGGCTGGCAGGCGGCATTCGTGGTGGCGATCGTGCCCGCGGTCGTACTTTTCCTTGCCCGGCAAGGCATCAAGGAATCTCACCGCTACACCCAGACGAAAGCCAAAGTCGAACGCGGCGCCACCAAACCCAAGCTGTGGCACGTTCCCGGTGTGCGTCGACGGCTCATTGTCGGCTGGCTGGTCTACACCGCCAACGCGGTCGGCTACTGGGGCATGACTCTCTTCCTGACCACGTACATCGTCAAAAAGTTCCACGCCACCTCGGTAGAGGCGATCCGCTACGCCCTGATCTTCTTTCTGCTGCAGGCCGTCTTCGTCTTCATTGGCACCGCACTCGCCGACTGGATAGGGCGGCGCCCCTCGGCCATTCTCGCCGCAGTCATCGAAATCACTTCTACGGCACTGGGAGCCACATCAGACTCGCTCTCGCAGTATCTGGTGTTCGGCGCCATCTCCATCGCGACACTCGGTTGGCTGTGGGGCGTCGGCGATACCTATGTCGCCGAACTGTTCCCCACTGTCTTGCGCGGCACCGGATTCGGTATCGCAGTCGGCGGTGGCCGTGTTGTCTCCATTGCCGCGCCCACCCTGGTGGGCTGGGCCATAACGCACTACGGAATCCAAACGCCCTATCTTGCGCTCAGTGGGCTGTGGATCCTGACGATTGTCGGATACCTGCTCGGCCCCGAAACCAAGGGCAGGGAGCTCGAAGACCTTGCCGACGAGGCCTTTACCGAAGACCTAGCGCCCTAA
- a CDS encoding tyrosine-type recombinase/integrase has product MAGNTPRGIRKRMGASGQPRYQVRYLVRDASSSSGWAETSATFATLREAKAFKADRDNEAARGHERFDPRLGRIALATVWEHYSAVKKPAVSPKTWSGYTQQWELRIKPRFGHVPVDEITRAQVQQFMADLTVGPWAKVSTLQRLRSILEVAREDGRIHRNPAMGVSAGRIPERERHRYLSAPEVAALAAACGDQGDVVTILSYTGLRWSELVGLRVGDIDLDAKRLHVRRAAPEVEGRIIIGPPKTRAAKRTVPLPQVVIDALTPRITGRKPNEPAVTSPNRALLRSNNWRRHTHWNKALKATQLAPLTIHDLRHTYASLARKSGADLRYVQKTMGHSTPTVTANIYSDLYADELDHVATNLDQLHNSETKPDKTGDKTGQEPDEQDNPASA; this is encoded by the coding sequence ATGGCCGGAAACACCCCTCGCGGTATCCGCAAGCGCATGGGCGCCTCCGGCCAGCCTCGCTACCAGGTGCGCTACCTCGTGCGAGATGCATCATCGTCGTCCGGCTGGGCGGAAACCTCGGCCACCTTCGCCACACTGCGAGAAGCCAAGGCGTTCAAGGCAGACCGCGATAACGAAGCGGCCCGAGGCCATGAGCGATTCGACCCCCGCTTAGGGCGTATTGCGCTGGCAACGGTGTGGGAACACTACAGCGCCGTGAAAAAGCCTGCGGTATCGCCGAAGACGTGGAGCGGCTACACCCAGCAGTGGGAGCTGCGCATAAAACCGCGTTTCGGACACGTCCCCGTCGATGAAATCACCCGTGCACAAGTTCAACAGTTCATGGCCGATCTCACCGTAGGCCCCTGGGCCAAAGTATCCACACTGCAACGATTGCGCTCCATCCTGGAAGTTGCTCGCGAGGATGGCCGTATCCACCGCAATCCCGCCATGGGTGTCTCTGCTGGGCGCATACCGGAGCGGGAACGTCACCGCTACCTCAGCGCCCCGGAGGTAGCCGCGCTGGCTGCCGCCTGCGGCGACCAGGGCGATGTGGTGACCATCCTGTCCTATACCGGCCTGCGCTGGTCCGAACTTGTCGGCCTGCGCGTTGGTGACATCGACTTGGACGCCAAACGACTACATGTCCGCCGGGCCGCACCCGAAGTCGAAGGCCGCATCATCATCGGCCCACCTAAGACCCGTGCCGCCAAACGCACCGTGCCGCTGCCCCAAGTCGTCATTGATGCACTGACGCCGCGTATTACCGGGCGCAAGCCCAACGAGCCCGCCGTAACCTCGCCCAACCGAGCACTACTGCGCTCGAACAACTGGCGCAGGCACACGCACTGGAACAAGGCTCTGAAAGCCACCCAGCTCGCGCCGCTGACCATTCATGACCTACGCCACACGTATGCCAGTTTGGCCCGCAAGTCCGGCGCGGATCTGCGCTACGTGCAGAAGACCATGGGCCACTCCACGCCGACCGTGACCGCCAACATCTACAGCGACCTTTACGCGGACGAACTCGACCACGTCGCCACCAACCTCGACCAACTGCATAACAGTGAGACCAAGCCCGACAAGACGGGCGATAAGACCGGACAAGAACCGGACGAACAAGACAATCCAGCGAGTGCTTGA
- a CDS encoding helix-turn-helix transcriptional regulator, which produces MVIHDIREALITSGNFPELLTADQVSALLGVSAATLNRWAAIRESTGQQVGPPCYSLSERVRRWDSAEVRKWLKGAQR; this is translated from the coding sequence ATGGTGATACACGACATTCGGGAAGCGCTCATTACTTCCGGGAATTTCCCGGAACTGTTAACGGCTGATCAGGTTTCGGCGCTGCTGGGGGTGTCTGCGGCCACCCTCAACCGGTGGGCTGCGATCCGTGAAAGCACCGGCCAGCAGGTCGGCCCACCGTGCTACTCGCTGTCAGAGCGGGTACGCCGCTGGGATAGCGCCGAGGTCCGCAAATGGCTCAAAGGGGCACAGCGCTGA
- a CDS encoding cell division protein FtsK yields MPALPDYSYYPSGGVDLIQLVTVAGIWLAVIAGLILIVLTWWKHTDAGSFEQYLAGPVRRARWRWWLRGRWSHISKRCGLSVSEQVTKKDSEGKPTTETVWTHPTLMKVSTSDTCLYATVRTRVGQTVDDLEAAVPAIRDAAGAHSARATVVAPGTVRMEFVMREHLSAVSHAPAPPTSTTAHAVSTVSASSGVSATSVRLGRCENGSPWVLPIAQRHTLGVGCSRSGKGSLFWGIACGFGPAIQAGLVHLVGIDLKYGIEISMGKQLFTKVATTEADAVKTLAALEQLMEQRGLDMKDNARNHTPTKQSPLVVLLIDELAGLTHYMSDPALKKQANASLNLILSKAAGLGIVVAAFLQDPRKEVLPMRGLFTQTIALRLRSRDEVNMVLGDGMADKAPAHRIDPNKPGTGYVIAEDGGVMKVRAHYWTDDQIRSTTTQYNPSTTTRKE; encoded by the coding sequence ATGCCTGCACTACCGGACTACTCCTACTACCCCAGCGGAGGCGTAGATCTCATCCAACTGGTCACGGTGGCCGGAATCTGGCTGGCCGTGATCGCCGGTCTCATCTTGATCGTGTTGACCTGGTGGAAGCACACGGACGCAGGCAGTTTCGAGCAATACCTAGCAGGTCCGGTACGGCGTGCCCGATGGCGCTGGTGGCTACGTGGCCGCTGGTCACACATCAGCAAACGGTGCGGCCTGTCGGTGTCCGAGCAGGTCACGAAGAAGGACAGCGAAGGCAAACCGACCACCGAAACAGTGTGGACGCACCCCACCCTGATGAAGGTGTCCACCTCCGATACCTGCCTGTACGCCACCGTACGGACCCGTGTCGGGCAGACCGTCGATGACCTAGAAGCCGCCGTACCGGCAATTCGCGATGCCGCTGGGGCACATTCGGCCCGCGCCACCGTGGTCGCTCCCGGCACGGTGCGTATGGAATTCGTAATGCGCGAGCATCTCTCGGCGGTGAGCCACGCCCCCGCCCCACCAACATCGACCACCGCGCATGCGGTTTCGACGGTGTCAGCGTCCTCGGGGGTGTCAGCCACGAGCGTGCGGTTAGGGCGCTGCGAGAACGGCTCTCCCTGGGTGCTGCCGATCGCTCAACGACACACCCTGGGCGTCGGCTGTTCCCGTTCCGGGAAAGGCTCGCTGTTCTGGGGCATCGCGTGCGGGTTCGGCCCAGCCATCCAAGCTGGGCTGGTTCACCTGGTGGGCATCGATCTGAAATACGGGATTGAAATCTCTATGGGTAAGCAACTGTTCACCAAAGTTGCCACTACCGAGGCCGACGCAGTGAAAACCCTTGCCGCCCTGGAACAACTCATGGAGCAGCGCGGCCTAGACATGAAAGACAACGCACGCAACCACACTCCCACCAAGCAGTCACCGTTGGTGGTGCTGCTCATTGATGAACTCGCCGGATTGACCCACTACATGTCCGATCCGGCACTCAAGAAACAGGCCAACGCCTCGCTCAATCTGATCCTGTCCAAGGCCGCAGGGCTCGGAATCGTCGTGGCCGCATTCCTGCAAGATCCCCGCAAGGAAGTCCTGCCGATGCGCGGACTTTTCACCCAAACCATCGCCCTGCGGCTGCGCTCCCGCGACGAAGTGAACATGGTTCTCGGTGACGGAATGGCCGACAAAGCACCCGCACACCGCATCGACCCCAACAAACCCGGCACCGGCTACGTCATCGCCGAAGACGGCGGAGTCATGAAAGTCCGCGCCCACTACTGGACTGACGACCAAATACGTTCCACTACAACACAATACAATCCATCTACCACAACACGGAAGGAATGA
- a CDS encoding plasmid replication, integration and excision activator → MSIPRWIKMPHSQAFAQGAFLVSDVTPVIDFDRSSGENRVQAADKETALPLWQVEVLDGDRAASKRARTVTIKFAAAVQPIPPSNDSGMPFTPVVFEDLVALPYIERSGDFGRIAWSFRAAGMSAPGKANTSGARSGSAVSA, encoded by the coding sequence ATGTCTATTCCCAGGTGGATCAAGATGCCGCACAGCCAGGCGTTCGCCCAGGGGGCGTTCCTGGTGTCGGATGTGACGCCCGTAATCGATTTCGACCGCTCTTCCGGTGAGAACCGGGTGCAGGCGGCCGATAAAGAAACCGCCTTGCCGTTGTGGCAGGTCGAAGTGCTCGACGGTGATCGGGCCGCATCCAAGCGGGCACGCACGGTGACGATCAAGTTCGCCGCTGCCGTACAGCCAATCCCACCGTCTAACGACAGTGGAATGCCTTTTACCCCGGTGGTTTTCGAAGATCTGGTGGCCCTGCCGTATATCGAACGCTCGGGAGATTTCGGGCGCATCGCGTGGTCATTTCGGGCCGCTGGCATGAGCGCACCCGGCAAGGCCAACACCTCGGGTGCTCGCAGCGGATCGGCGGTGTCGGCATGA
- a CDS encoding GntR family transcriptional regulator: MLQLGQVDRADDRPPYRQIADMLRAAIESHRLSTGERLPSESELIEHFGVARMTVRQAVQELRGEGLVVSEHGRGVFVRPTSPIRRLASDRFARKHRDEGKAAFSVEAEKSGYSPRVDKIVIRREKPNSVVAERLRISTTTEVVVRSRRYLADERPVETAVSYIPAAFAEGTPIEQPDTGPGGIYARLEENGYTLARFTEEVGARMPTPEERRVLDIGPGVPVLTVLRTAYDTNDVAVEVCDTVKVAPAYLLEYEFSAK, encoded by the coding sequence GTGTTGCAACTTGGCCAGGTCGACCGGGCAGACGACCGACCTCCCTACCGTCAAATCGCGGACATGCTCAGGGCCGCAATCGAATCGCATCGACTCAGCACTGGCGAACGACTTCCATCCGAATCGGAACTGATCGAACATTTCGGCGTAGCCCGCATGACCGTTCGGCAAGCTGTACAAGAATTGCGAGGCGAAGGCCTCGTTGTTTCCGAACACGGCCGTGGGGTTTTCGTACGACCAACCTCACCCATACGACGACTGGCCTCAGACCGATTCGCACGTAAGCATCGCGACGAAGGCAAAGCCGCATTCTCGGTAGAAGCTGAAAAGTCCGGCTACTCGCCCCGCGTCGACAAGATCGTCATACGTCGCGAAAAGCCGAATTCTGTTGTTGCAGAAAGGCTTCGTATATCAACGACAACTGAGGTCGTTGTCCGGTCCAGGAGGTATCTAGCAGACGAGCGGCCAGTCGAAACGGCAGTGTCTTACATCCCGGCCGCATTCGCTGAAGGGACACCAATCGAACAACCAGATACAGGACCGGGAGGCATCTATGCCCGCCTGGAAGAAAACGGCTACACCCTCGCCCGCTTCACCGAAGAAGTCGGTGCACGCATGCCCACACCCGAAGAACGACGAGTACTGGACATCGGGCCTGGCGTCCCGGTGCTCACCGTGCTGCGGACGGCATATGACACGAACGACGTCGCCGTGGAGGTCTGCGACACCGTGAAAGTCGCACCCGCCTACCTTCTCGAATACGAGTTTTCAGCAAAATAA